The following coding sequences lie in one Cherax quadricarinatus isolate ZL_2023a chromosome 8, ASM3850222v1, whole genome shotgun sequence genomic window:
- the LOC128685496 gene encoding zinc finger protein 54-like isoform X1, producing the protein MVKRFFRKSEWENLSSIEHTRCYNVYRNYKMLNQLGLETRPPDFVLRYNNRQTQRQERHQKRQERHQKRQERHQRRQERSEKTQRPERLRALDQRNWSNPSFSLNHRSLQRCSKKGITNKTTAKRRHTLKHIMKHNSNCSPVLKKDEIKESGILEARNGMDQENCRYDMKDQEGTVQEACPPIKAECKAQIQSSKINFSQNEVKCEKSITATYFKCFNGRDMSFEDCDVKSNQTKANFNECSSINISKCLPDGKLKHKDSRVEKSHGKLKSKGFKCYVCGHKIFNKWNFIAHFKTHMDKKHFGCDECGQKFSKFSYLRKHLLCVTAETTDGRYKCSYCNHTFLRDSNRKNHELIHSQTEMVPCCLCELQFSNVKSVRNHAQKVHSKDKCFKCLLCGASYYNAGHLKRHLKEISMDLPYYCSTCSHKYATAGGLKRHNCNTGNLKSFSCPYCLTIFSNRSHLKRHVANRRKVKQYQCSDCKMEFLYLGDLRRHQEVHNKDRPFKCSQCRHSFDSIGRLHGHERMHTERGWKCMPCGETFKKKSYLKTHEQIHSGASLNLVEIGGNKRDHMQGFQQLSLTKELRRIRFMSPKKKDFHQTLTHEESQIWQEYQNHETASLHNFMITKDTSSHFSSNRIKCTQKSQLVHASNNSTHNLHLYLQSQQHGSSCKTESDSEIIDPVGYSNLDDTQARDSFIQGVHHNEQAPVQPSFYTSNPSRCIDEHRQDKHDKESACDLSPFLNFSSCSFQEKLPHSASSVQSYKPSKHRQCTVCNIEISCPSNFVRHMQLHTGIRLHECQVCKTKFTRSDNLSRHMERSHNKQENLTAMG; encoded by the exons ATGGTGAAAAGGTTCTTCAGGAAGTCAGAATGGGAGAACCTGTCGTCCATAGAGCACACACGCTGCTACAATGTCTACAGGAACTACAAGATGTTGAACCAACTAG GCTTGGAAACTAGGCCGCCAGACTTCGTACTTAGGTACAATAATCGCCAGACACAGCGACAAGAAAGGCATCAGAAAAGACAAGAAAGGCATCAGAAAAGACAAGAGAGGCATCAGAGAAGACAAGAGAGATCAGAAAAAACACAAAGACCTGAGAG gttaagggctcttgatcaaaggaactggAGCAACCCCTCCTTTTCATTGAATCACAG AAGCTTGCAGAGGTGCAGTAAGAAAGGAATTACAAACAAGACAACAGCCAAAAGAAGACATACTTTAAAGCACATAATGAAACACAACTCTAATT GCTCGCCAGTGTTAAAAAAGGATGAAATTAAAGAGTCTGGAATATTAGAGGCCAGGAATGGAATGGATCAAGAAAACTGCAGGTATGATATGAAGGATCAAGAAGGGACAGTACAAGAAGCATGTCCTCCCATTAAAGCTGAGTGTAAAGCTCAGATCCAAAGTAGTAAAATTAACTTCAGTCAGAATGAGGTGAAATGTGAAAAAAGTATCACTGCTACATATTTTAAGTGCTTCAATGGGAGGGACATGAGTTTTGAAGACTGTGATGTGAAAAGCAATCAGACAAAGGCAAATTTTAATGAGTGCTCCTCTATAAATATTTCCAAGTGCTTGCCTGATGGTAAACTGAAGCACAAGGATTCCAGAGTGGAGAAGAGTCATGGTAAGCTGAAGAGTAAAGGTTTCAAATGTTATGTTTGTGGGCATAAGATTTTTAATAAATGGAATTTTATTGCACATTTTAAGACTCACATGGACAAGAAGCATTTTGGATGTGATGAGTGTGGTCAAAAGTTTTCAAAGTTCAGTTATTTGCGTAAACACTTGTTGTGCGTCACTGCTGAAACAACTGATGGTAGATATAAATGCTCTTATTGTAATCACACATTTTTACGAGACAGCAATCGGAAAAATCACGAGCTCATTCACAGCCAGACCGAGATGGTGCCATGTTGTCTTTGTGAACTACAGTTCTCAAATGTGAAATCTGTTAGGAACCATGCTCAGAAGGTTCATTCGAAGGATAAATGCTTTAAATGTCTTCTATGTGGGGCAAGTTATTATAATGCAGGCCATTTAAAAAGGCATTTAAAGGAAATTTCTATGGATCTCCCTTATTACTGTTCAACCTGTAGTCATAAATATGCAACTGCAGGGGGTTTGAAGAGACATAACTGTAACACTGGCAATCTGAAGTCATTTTCTTGTCCATATTGTTTAACAATATTTAGCAATAGAAGTCATCTTAAAAGACATGTTGCTAATCGTAGAAAAGTTAAGCAATATCAGTGTTCTGATTGTAAAATGGAATTTCTTTACCTTGGAGATCTCAGAAGGCACCAGGAAGTGCATAACAAAGACAGGCCATTCAAATGTTCTCAGTGTAGACATTCATTTGATAGCATAGGGCGTCTTCATGGCCATGAAAGAATGCATACTGAAAGGGGTTGGAAGTGTATGCCATGTGGTGAAACTTTCAAGAAAAAATCCTATTTAAAAACCCACGAGCAAATTCACTCTGGAGCATCACTAAATCTTGTGGAAATTGGAGGTAATAAAAGAGATCACATGCAAGGCTTCCAGCAACTTAGTTTAACAAAAGAGTTAAGAAGGATTAGATTTATGAGCCCCAAGAAAAAGGATTTCCATCAAACTCTCACTCACGAAGAGTCACAAATTTGGCAAGAGTATCAGAATCATGAGACAGCATCTCTTCATAATTTTATGATTACCAAAGACACTTCTTCACATTTTTCCTCTAACAGAATCAAATGTACTCAGAAATCACAACTAGTGCATGCATCTaataattccacacataatttacatttatatCTCCAGTCACAGCAACATGGCAGTAGCTGTAAGACAGAAAGTGACTCTGAAATTATTGATCCCGTGGGTTACAGTAATTTAGATGATACTCAAGCAAGAGACAGTTTTATTCAGGGGGTCCACCATAATGAGCAAGCACCTGTCCAGCCATCATTTTATACATCAAATCCGAGTAGATGCATTGATGAGCATCGACAAGACAAACATGACAAAGAATCTGCATGTGATTTATCCCCTTTTTTAAACTTCAGTTCATGTTCCTTTCAAGAAAAGTTGCCACATTCTGCCTCTTCTGTTCAAAGTTATAAACCTTCTAAACATAGGCAGTGTACAGTGTGCAATATTGAAATTTCTTGTCCATCTAATTTCGTAAGACATATGCAACTTCATACAGGCATTAGATTACATGAATGTCAAGTTTGCAAGACAAAATTTACTCGTAGCGATAATCTTTCTAGACACATGGAACGATCTCACAATAAACAAGAAAATTTAACAGCTATGGGATAG
- the LOC128685496 gene encoding zinc finger protein 54-like isoform X2: MVKRFFRKSEWENLSSIEHTRCYNVYRNYKMLNQLGLETRPPDFVLRYNNRQTQRQERHQKRQERHQKRQERHQRRQERSEKTQRPERSLQRCSKKGITNKTTAKRRHTLKHIMKHNSNCSPVLKKDEIKESGILEARNGMDQENCRYDMKDQEGTVQEACPPIKAECKAQIQSSKINFSQNEVKCEKSITATYFKCFNGRDMSFEDCDVKSNQTKANFNECSSINISKCLPDGKLKHKDSRVEKSHGKLKSKGFKCYVCGHKIFNKWNFIAHFKTHMDKKHFGCDECGQKFSKFSYLRKHLLCVTAETTDGRYKCSYCNHTFLRDSNRKNHELIHSQTEMVPCCLCELQFSNVKSVRNHAQKVHSKDKCFKCLLCGASYYNAGHLKRHLKEISMDLPYYCSTCSHKYATAGGLKRHNCNTGNLKSFSCPYCLTIFSNRSHLKRHVANRRKVKQYQCSDCKMEFLYLGDLRRHQEVHNKDRPFKCSQCRHSFDSIGRLHGHERMHTERGWKCMPCGETFKKKSYLKTHEQIHSGASLNLVEIGGNKRDHMQGFQQLSLTKELRRIRFMSPKKKDFHQTLTHEESQIWQEYQNHETASLHNFMITKDTSSHFSSNRIKCTQKSQLVHASNNSTHNLHLYLQSQQHGSSCKTESDSEIIDPVGYSNLDDTQARDSFIQGVHHNEQAPVQPSFYTSNPSRCIDEHRQDKHDKESACDLSPFLNFSSCSFQEKLPHSASSVQSYKPSKHRQCTVCNIEISCPSNFVRHMQLHTGIRLHECQVCKTKFTRSDNLSRHMERSHNKQENLTAMG, translated from the exons ATGGTGAAAAGGTTCTTCAGGAAGTCAGAATGGGAGAACCTGTCGTCCATAGAGCACACACGCTGCTACAATGTCTACAGGAACTACAAGATGTTGAACCAACTAG GCTTGGAAACTAGGCCGCCAGACTTCGTACTTAGGTACAATAATCGCCAGACACAGCGACAAGAAAGGCATCAGAAAAGACAAGAAAGGCATCAGAAAAGACAAGAGAGGCATCAGAGAAGACAAGAGAGATCAGAAAAAACACAAAGACCTGAGAG AAGCTTGCAGAGGTGCAGTAAGAAAGGAATTACAAACAAGACAACAGCCAAAAGAAGACATACTTTAAAGCACATAATGAAACACAACTCTAATT GCTCGCCAGTGTTAAAAAAGGATGAAATTAAAGAGTCTGGAATATTAGAGGCCAGGAATGGAATGGATCAAGAAAACTGCAGGTATGATATGAAGGATCAAGAAGGGACAGTACAAGAAGCATGTCCTCCCATTAAAGCTGAGTGTAAAGCTCAGATCCAAAGTAGTAAAATTAACTTCAGTCAGAATGAGGTGAAATGTGAAAAAAGTATCACTGCTACATATTTTAAGTGCTTCAATGGGAGGGACATGAGTTTTGAAGACTGTGATGTGAAAAGCAATCAGACAAAGGCAAATTTTAATGAGTGCTCCTCTATAAATATTTCCAAGTGCTTGCCTGATGGTAAACTGAAGCACAAGGATTCCAGAGTGGAGAAGAGTCATGGTAAGCTGAAGAGTAAAGGTTTCAAATGTTATGTTTGTGGGCATAAGATTTTTAATAAATGGAATTTTATTGCACATTTTAAGACTCACATGGACAAGAAGCATTTTGGATGTGATGAGTGTGGTCAAAAGTTTTCAAAGTTCAGTTATTTGCGTAAACACTTGTTGTGCGTCACTGCTGAAACAACTGATGGTAGATATAAATGCTCTTATTGTAATCACACATTTTTACGAGACAGCAATCGGAAAAATCACGAGCTCATTCACAGCCAGACCGAGATGGTGCCATGTTGTCTTTGTGAACTACAGTTCTCAAATGTGAAATCTGTTAGGAACCATGCTCAGAAGGTTCATTCGAAGGATAAATGCTTTAAATGTCTTCTATGTGGGGCAAGTTATTATAATGCAGGCCATTTAAAAAGGCATTTAAAGGAAATTTCTATGGATCTCCCTTATTACTGTTCAACCTGTAGTCATAAATATGCAACTGCAGGGGGTTTGAAGAGACATAACTGTAACACTGGCAATCTGAAGTCATTTTCTTGTCCATATTGTTTAACAATATTTAGCAATAGAAGTCATCTTAAAAGACATGTTGCTAATCGTAGAAAAGTTAAGCAATATCAGTGTTCTGATTGTAAAATGGAATTTCTTTACCTTGGAGATCTCAGAAGGCACCAGGAAGTGCATAACAAAGACAGGCCATTCAAATGTTCTCAGTGTAGACATTCATTTGATAGCATAGGGCGTCTTCATGGCCATGAAAGAATGCATACTGAAAGGGGTTGGAAGTGTATGCCATGTGGTGAAACTTTCAAGAAAAAATCCTATTTAAAAACCCACGAGCAAATTCACTCTGGAGCATCACTAAATCTTGTGGAAATTGGAGGTAATAAAAGAGATCACATGCAAGGCTTCCAGCAACTTAGTTTAACAAAAGAGTTAAGAAGGATTAGATTTATGAGCCCCAAGAAAAAGGATTTCCATCAAACTCTCACTCACGAAGAGTCACAAATTTGGCAAGAGTATCAGAATCATGAGACAGCATCTCTTCATAATTTTATGATTACCAAAGACACTTCTTCACATTTTTCCTCTAACAGAATCAAATGTACTCAGAAATCACAACTAGTGCATGCATCTaataattccacacataatttacatttatatCTCCAGTCACAGCAACATGGCAGTAGCTGTAAGACAGAAAGTGACTCTGAAATTATTGATCCCGTGGGTTACAGTAATTTAGATGATACTCAAGCAAGAGACAGTTTTATTCAGGGGGTCCACCATAATGAGCAAGCACCTGTCCAGCCATCATTTTATACATCAAATCCGAGTAGATGCATTGATGAGCATCGACAAGACAAACATGACAAAGAATCTGCATGTGATTTATCCCCTTTTTTAAACTTCAGTTCATGTTCCTTTCAAGAAAAGTTGCCACATTCTGCCTCTTCTGTTCAAAGTTATAAACCTTCTAAACATAGGCAGTGTACAGTGTGCAATATTGAAATTTCTTGTCCATCTAATTTCGTAAGACATATGCAACTTCATACAGGCATTAGATTACATGAATGTCAAGTTTGCAAGACAAAATTTACTCGTAGCGATAATCTTTCTAGACACATGGAACGATCTCACAATAAACAAGAAAATTTAACAGCTATGGGATAG